One Rubripirellula amarantea DNA segment encodes these proteins:
- a CDS encoding DUF1269 domain-containing protein, translating into MSQECLIAEFSDTTSFHTALEALEKSKFTKDDISIVTNADELSDSAIGDSKDPKSASPPTGKTTGAATLAGGTVGAMLGTATMMGPLLVAGPLIGMAAGAAGGSVLAAIESWGVRSDVGEQFEHRVRSGSRLILLTGSDVDLSEGEQILKTCGPKALERFQPSA; encoded by the coding sequence ATGTCCCAAGAATGCCTCATCGCTGAATTTTCTGACACCACCTCATTTCATACGGCTTTGGAAGCACTTGAGAAATCGAAATTTACGAAGGACGACATCTCTATTGTCACCAATGCGGACGAGCTTTCCGATTCCGCGATCGGTGATTCAAAGGATCCAAAATCGGCGTCGCCGCCAACTGGGAAAACGACCGGGGCGGCAACGCTTGCCGGAGGAACCGTTGGCGCGATGTTGGGCACCGCCACGATGATGGGGCCGTTGCTAGTAGCCGGCCCGTTGATTGGCATGGCCGCGGGTGCGGCGGGTGGGAGTGTTCTCGCAGCGATTGAAAGTTGGGGCGTTCGTAGTGACGTCGGTGAACAATTTGAACATCGCGTCCGCAGTGGTTCACGTTTGATTTTGCTGACTGGATCGGACGTCGATCTGTCCGAGGGAGAGCAGATCTTAAAGACTTGCGGTCCCAAGGCACTCGAACGATTTCAGCCATCCGCATGA
- a CDS encoding CAP domain-containing protein has translation MKFGVFDFLKFVSPFALTACVVVGHLAIATSYAADLSKSADSIAAIEDAIVSRTNEYRQSKDLDKVQVDTHLKTAAKQFAEFMARTGKYGHEADGSTPAKRAKAAGYDYCVVRENIAFRKNTNEPTSEKLIAFFVDGWIDSPPHRKNILADYVTETGVGVATDDGVTYYGVQLFGRPRSAAYQLELTNESEDPKTLVLNANDQKDTLELPPRTVLKITRCFPTEVSLQGSDHVQRVASDLKMTISDEGFSKTE, from the coding sequence ATGAAATTTGGCGTGTTTGACTTTCTGAAATTTGTGTCACCGTTCGCTTTGACTGCCTGTGTCGTGGTTGGGCACTTAGCGATTGCGACTTCGTACGCCGCAGACCTTTCTAAATCAGCGGATTCGATCGCCGCTATTGAAGACGCAATCGTTTCTCGAACAAACGAGTACCGACAATCGAAGGACTTGGACAAAGTTCAAGTCGATACCCATTTGAAAACGGCAGCCAAACAGTTCGCGGAGTTCATGGCGCGGACCGGCAAATACGGGCACGAGGCCGACGGGTCGACGCCAGCGAAACGAGCCAAGGCCGCGGGATACGACTATTGCGTCGTTCGCGAGAACATTGCATTCCGTAAAAATACGAACGAACCCACTTCCGAAAAGCTCATCGCATTCTTCGTTGACGGATGGATCGACTCGCCGCCGCATCGCAAGAACATACTCGCCGATTATGTAACTGAAACCGGTGTGGGCGTGGCAACGGACGATGGAGTGACTTACTACGGTGTCCAGCTGTTTGGACGGCCCAGATCGGCAGCGTATCAATTGGAACTAACGAACGAATCCGAAGATCCCAAGACACTTGTCTTAAATGCAAACGACCAAAAAGACACGTTAGAGCTTCCGCCACGAACGGTGTTGAAGATTACCCGATGCTTTCCCACCGAGGTTTCACTTCAAGGAAGCGATCATGTTCAACGTGTTGCTTCAGACTTAAAGATGACAATATCCGACGAGGGTTTTTCGAAAACCGAATAA